A genomic region of Homo sapiens chromosome 4, GRCh38.p14 Primary Assembly contains the following coding sequences:
- the NAA11 gene encoding N-alpha-acetyltransferase 11 isoform X1, which yields MNIRNAQPDDLMNMQHCNLLCLPENYQMKYYLYHGLSWPQLSYIAEDEDGKIVGYVLAKMEEEPDDVPHGHITSLAVKRSHRRLGLAQKLMDQASRAMIENFNAKYVSLHVRKSNRPALHLYSNTLNFQISEVEPKYYADGEDAYAMKRDLSQMADELRRQMDLKKGGYVVLGSRENQETQGSTLSDSEEACQQKNPATEESGSDSKEPKESVESTNVQDSSESSDSTS from the coding sequence ATGAACATCCGCAACGCTCAGCCAGACGACCTGATGAATATGCAACACTGCAACCTCCTTTGCCTTCCTGAGAACTACCAGATGAAATACTATTTATATCATGGCCTTTCCTGGCCCCAGCTTTCTTACATCGCTGAGGATGAGGACGGGAAGATTGTGGGCTATGTTCTGGCCAAAATGGAGGAGGAACCAGATGATGTCCCGCATGGCCATATCACCTCACTGGCCGTGAAGCGTTCACACCGGCGCCTCGGCCTGGCCCAGAAGCTGATGGACCAGGCCTCCAGGGCCATGATAGAGAACTTTAACGCCAAATACGTGTCTCTGCACGTCAGGAAGAGTAACCGGCCAGCCTTGCACCTTTATTCTAACACCCTCAACTTTCAGATTAGTGAGGTGGAACCTAAATACTATGCAGATGGGGAAGATGCTTATGCTATGAAGCGGGATCTCTCGCAGATGGCAGATGAGCTGAGACGACAAATGGACCTGAAGAAGGGCGGGTATGTggtcctgggctccagggagaACCAGGAGACCCAGGGCAGCACACTTTCTGATTCTGAAGAGGCCTGTCAGCAAAAGAACCCGGCTACCGAAGAAAGTGGCAGTGACAGCAAAGAACCTAAGGAGTCTGTGGAGAGCACCAACGTCCAGGACAGCTCAGAAAGCTCGGATTCCACCTCCTAG